In Paramicrobacterium humi, the genomic stretch TGGTCCGTCGCCGCCATCACGCACCCCCGAACGCGATCGCGGCGTCGCCAGAGCGGCCTCGGCCCGACCAGACGCGGTCGAGCGAGCGGTTCACGACCGTCCACTGGCGGCGCTGCTCGGCGAGGGCCGCCGCGCCGTCCGGGCGCAGTCGGTAGTGCTTGCGGCGCCGCCCGTTCGGCGCCTCACCCCACGAGGATTCGATGTAGCCGAGGCGCTCGAGCCGGTGCAGCAGCGGGTACAGCATCCCGTCGCTCCACTCGAGTTCGCCGTCGGAGAGCTCGCTCACGCGCTGCAGGATCGCGTAGCCGTACGATTCGCCGTCGGCGAGGATGCCGAGAACGAGCGGTGTCGCGGTCGCCGCGACGAGGTCCTTGCCGATGCGCATGCGCTCCTCCTACCTTGCAGTTCTATGTACGTAGAGCTACAAGGTAGCACGGTCGTGCGCGAGGGCGGCCGTGAGAACGCTGACAGCGACTCGGGGGCGTCGGCCCACGTCAGCCGTGCCGGAGCTGAGAGAGCACGAGCCCGATCGGGATGCTGACGATGATGATCGCGACGACGAGGCGGAACGTCCACAGCATGACGGGCGGTGCGGGCGCCGGCCGGCGCACGGCGAGCATGAACGTGATGAGGGAGACGAGCAGCAGGATGCCGCCGACGTCGACGATCGGCGGAGCCTCGAGCAGGGTCCCGCCGATCACGCCGGCGCTCCCGACCAGCCAGCCGCCGAGCTCGACGCCGATCGCGCGGCCGCTCAGCCGTTGCGCGAGTCGGGATTGCACGGCGCCGAGAGCGATGAGCGCGACGCCGACGACCAGAACGAGATACGCCGAGGCCCATGAGCCGTGCTCGAGTCGGAGTGGCGCGGTGACGGCAGCCACCACGCCGCCCAGGATGATCGCGGCGCCGCCCGTCCACAGGAAGGGCAGCGTGCTGCGGCCGACGATCAGCGGAGTGCCTCGGTTGGTGAGGCGATCGCTCACTCGGCGTCGGTGCGCACGAACTTGATGCGCCAGCGCTCCGGGCCCTCGTCGAGGTAGGTCGACACGAAGCGGCCGGCGTGGCGCTGCTCGACCTGCGCCAGCAGCGGCAGCGGGTTGTGCGTCGCCGAGATGATCATCCCGCTGTGCGGAGCGAGCGACTCGAGCGCCCCGAAGATCGCCGCGTGGCGCACGGCGTGCGGGATCGTCTGCACGTCGAGTTCGGGAAGCGCCTCGTCTGCCTCGCCGCACGCGCAGGAGTGCCCGTGGGAATCGGTGGAGTTCAGAGAGATGGACTGCTTCATGCTTTCGAACGTAGCACCGCGGCATCCGACCTGTCAGGGGAACGACCGTGACAATGCCGCTGGCCGGAAACGCTCAGCCGGCGCCGTCGGCGTCGGTGCGCTCCCACGCGATCGCGATGAGCCGGCGCAGCACCTGCTCGTCGATGTCGTCGAGGGTCGTCACGTACACGCAGCCAGCGCCCTCCCGGTAGCGCCCGAGGCTCGGAAGCAGCGCGGCGCCCTCGGGGCGGTCCTTCAGGCCGTACAGCGAGAGCGCCGCCTTGCGCGGCGAGAAGCCGACCTTCGGCCAGTCGCCCTGCGTGCGCGGGTTCGACGGGGAGACGTAGCGGTACGAGCCGTAGCCGACGATCGACGGCCCCCACATCACGGGCTCGGCACCCGTGACCTCGCGCATGAGGCGATCGAGGGCGTGCCCGTCGGCGCGGCGGCGCGCGGGAGCTGCCGCGTCGAGGAACTCCTCGACCGAAGCATCCGTCGGCTTCGTCTTGATCTCGGCCATGCCTCAGCGTACCGAAATCGCAGCCAGCCCGGCCCCGCCTAAACTGGGGGAGTGAC encodes the following:
- a CDS encoding PadR family transcriptional regulator, with product MRIGKDLVAATATPLVLGILADGESYGYAILQRVSELSDGELEWSDGMLYPLLHRLERLGYIESSWGEAPNGRRRKHYRLRPDGAAALAEQRRQWTVVNRSLDRVWSGRGRSGDAAIAFGGA
- a CDS encoding DUF2249 domain-containing protein produces the protein MKQSISLNSTDSHGHSCACGEADEALPELDVQTIPHAVRHAAIFGALESLAPHSGMIISATHNPLPLLAQVEQRHAGRFVSTYLDEGPERWRIKFVRTDAE
- a CDS encoding DUF1801 domain-containing protein gives rise to the protein MAEIKTKPTDASVEEFLDAAAPARRRADGHALDRLMREVTGAEPVMWGPSIVGYGSYRYVSPSNPRTQGDWPKVGFSPRKAALSLYGLKDRPEGAALLPSLGRYREGAGCVYVTTLDDIDEQVLRRLIAIAWERTDADGAG